ATGTGATCACTTCAGTTGTCTGGAACCAGCCCAACATGGCTGTAGACACCCACGTTTTCAGGGTATCCAAAAGACTGGGACTGGTCAATCAGAATACCAAAACACCTTTGGAGGTAGAAAAAGATCTGGTAAAAAACATCCCCAAGAAATACATACATATCGCCCATCACTGGCTGATCCTGCACGGCAGATACATTTGTCTGGCAAGGAATCCAAAATGCCTGGAATGTCCGATTAAACATTTCTGTGGGTATTTTGAAAAAAATAAAGAAAAAATCATCGAGCAGGCTAATGCTTCCCCTACAACTAAGCGTTAATGTGCGGAATCAATATTATAATAGGTAAAGATCCAGAAAACCGGATTCAATCCATGATGGCAGCCACTGCCCATCGTGGCCCCGATCATTCTGCTCATTGCCAGGTAAACAATCAACTTCATTTTGCTGCAAATAGACTAAAAATCCTTGATCTTAGCGATGCTTCCAACCAACCCCTTTGGACAGAAAGAAAAGATGCTGTATTGGTTTGGAACGGAGCCATCTACAATTATCAAGACCTAAGAAATCAACTCCTCAATTGGGGTTACTCCTTTAGGACCAACTCAGATTCTGAGGTCTTATTGTATTGGCTAAAACATCAAGGGAAAGAGGGAGTGCAAAGCTTAAAAGGCATGTTTGCCCTTGCCTTTGCTGACTTGGAAAAAAATTCCCTGATTATAGCCAGAGATCCATCGGGTGAAAAACCACTTTATTATTCAGAAGAAAATGGCAACTGGTTTTTTTCTTCAGAATGTAAGCCCATAGTATTTGCACTAAAGCAGAAGCCTACTATCGATACAGGCCAGTTCCCCTATTTTTTTTTCCTCCGACATGCGCATCCGGGACAGTCTTTTTTTAAGGGTATCCAACAGTTCCCCACAGGTACATGCTGGACCATGGATCTCGAGGGGAATAACAGAAAAGAATTTGCCTGTTCTCTCCATACTGATCTTCAAAAAACCCCTGAATACAGCAAATTTGAAGACCTGTTAAAAGATGCTGTCCTAAAAAATTTCCATGCCGAAAGACCGGTTGGCAGCATGCTTTCCGGAGGAGCAGATTCCAGCCTGCTCTATGCCCTTTGGTATGAAGAAACAATGGTTCAGCTTCCTACTTTCACGGTTTGTTTTGAGGAAAAATTTCAAAAAAAATATTCAGATCCGCTTTTTGCCAAGCGATTTGGCAAAAAATATCCATCCTTCAACCATCCCGTTGAAATTACGTTCCAAAAGATACAGGACAATTGGAAAAAATATATTCAAAGTCTGGATCAACCCATTGGCGATAGCGCAGGCATACTTACTTGGATGTTGGCCCAAGAAGCTTCCAAACAGGTAAAAGTGCTGATCTCGGGTGCCGGGGCCGACGAGTTATTTGGGGGGTACAACAGGCATAAGGCTTATCTCTCCTATCATCAGCATCCAAAATTTTGGCATTTTTTAAAAAATTCCGGAATCGCCAAATTCCTTCCCGCTAATTGGGAGAAAATGGTAAAGAGTATAGAAGACAGCCCGAGCCTTACTTATATTCAGATGGCTGCTTTGGAAAATTTGCCAAAAGGACTTTTGGAGGAACTCCAATACCTCTACCCCCGCAAAATGAACGGTATTAAAAGTGCCCTTGATTGGGACAGGACCATTTACCTCGTAAATGATATCCTCAAAATCCATGACAATGCCTGCATGGCCCATGGAATTGAGGGAAGGGCACCTTATTTGGATACTGAATTGATTGCCTTAAGCCAACACCTAAATGAAGAAAAGCACAGAGAACTGATCGGAAAACAATGGATCAAAGCCTCACTTGAAAAAAGAAACCTGGATTTTGTTGGAAAAAGAAAAAAACTGGGTTTTGGTCTTCCATTGAAAGAATGGCTTTCAGACCGGAACTTTAGGCATTGGGTATTCGAACCAATCCAAAAAATGGAAAAAGAATGGGGAGGATTTTTTCCGCAAGAAATGCGTAATTTAGCTTTAAATCCCGCTAAAGCAGAAGGAAGAGAATTTCTCCAGGTCTGGAACCTTTTCCTTTTGGCTTCTTGGCTTAAGGAAAATCAATAAATGAGAGTTATTTACATCCATCAGTATTTTTTGACACCCCATGAAGGTGGGGCGACCAGATCCTATTACTTGGCCAAAGGGATGGTGGACCATGGGATTGGGGTAGAAATGATAACAGCCCACAACAAACCCTTCTATGACCTGAAAATCATCGATGGAATCAAAGTACATTACCTGCCTATCAAGTATGAGCAGGAATATGGTTTTTTCAAAAGAGTTTGGTCCTTTTTCGCTTTTCTCAACGCAGCAAAAACTTGGATCAAAAAATTGCCCCGTCCTGATTATCTCTATATTACTTCAACTCCCCTGACTACCGGTCTGATCGGATTATGGGCCAAGAGAAAATTTGCTTTGCCTTACTTGTTTGAAGTACGGGACTTATGGCCGGATGCCCCAATTCAGGTGGGCGCCATCAAGAACCCAATCCTAAAGAAATTCCTATATGCTCTGGAAAAGAGAGTTTACCACCATGCTTTAAAAGTAATTGCTCTTTCTCCAGGAATAGCTGACAATATCAGAAAGAAATGCCCAGACTGTGAATTGCAAATTGTGCCAAATTTTGCTGATAGTGAGGTATTTCAACCCAAAGAAAAATCCCCTGCTATTCTGAAGAAATATGGGCTAAAAAACGCCTTGACCATCACCTATGCAGGAGCCATTGGACTAGTCAACGCAGTAGATGAAATCTTGGACCTGGCCAAAGCTGCTCAGGACCAAGCATTGGAGTTTCAGTTTGTGGTCATGGGAAAGGGTTCTCATCTACCGGATTTACTCAAAAAGGCAAAATCACTGGAATTAAAGAACTTCATACATATCCCTTTCGGATCAAAAAATAAAGTTGCTGAAATCTTGAGCGCTTCTGATATAGCCTTTATCAGTTTTGATCATTTACCGGTACTAAAAACCAATAGCCCCAATAAATTTTTTGATGCTCTGGCCTCAGGTAAGGCCATCATGGTCAACCACAAAGGCTGGGTACATGACTTGGTCAAATCCTACCATTTGGGATTCTATTATAATCCCAAAAAACCAATGGAAGCATTGAATAAACTGGAAAACCTGTCCAAAAACCCTAAAAAGCTAAGGGAAATGCAGCAAAATGCCAGAAAATTATCCGAAAACTATTTCACCAAAGAAAGGGCAATAAAACAGATTCTCCACATTTTAAATCCTGGCAATTTTGCACCAGTATCTAACGACGGGGTTTATATCCTGACTGCCTGAAAATTTTCTCGGTATCGGACTCCATCATCACTTCCTGTAATGAAAACTTATTGTTGAAACGGTAATCATCTACAATATTCCAACCAAGCCAACGCCCTAACCTGCCAGGGGCATCGGGACTTATAGCATCTGTGAATGGGGCTTCTCCAATATATTTTCTGATTTCAAATGGATTGGTAGTAAATAGCAGGTCATTTTCAACAAAATGCGACCAAATCATCTCTTCATTGGCAAAACAGGCAGCTACTTCTTCTTGCGTATAACCAATTATAAATTCATCAGGAGTACAGGGCAGAATACTTTTGGTAAAATGATAAGCTTTGCCATAATAAATCATTTCAGCCAACAAAGTATTCTGACTCATGTCGGTTTTATTGAACTGAGAACTGATGGCCATGACCACCATGGGGACCAAATAATCTTTTTGATACCTCTTGGTGATGTATTGGGGAAGATCAGGGGGTTGGAACCTGTGTTCAAAAGGCAGATAATAATCCAATCCAATGACCAAAATATCTCTGTCCAAATAAATATCAGAGCCAAAGCCCGTGACAAAAGTGTAAACTTTTGGAACCTTGAACTCAGGATAATAATACTTAATATGCTTGAAAGCGGTTTTTAGTTTCTCTTCCAAATCGCTGAAATCTGAAAAATTCTTTTTAACTTCCTCATATAGCTCAACCATTAGACTGTCCTGGTTGACAAACATCAACTCTTCAACCAATTCATCTTTTGATGGGTACTGTCCAACCTGCAGATAATTTTTTGCAAACTCCGGATAGGTCTCCAACAGCAAGAGAAATTCGTCCTCTGTCCTTGCCTGAAAAAATTTATCCTCTAGGCGTTCCAACTCAAAATCAATCTCAATTGCTAAAATTTCATTATCCAGCACACATTCCTGTCCTTTTTTCTGACAAGAAAAGGAGAAGATAAGCATCAAAAACAAAGCAGAAATCCTCCACAAATAATCCATAAATCGCTATCTAATTCGTTGATACATGACAATGGTTACAAATTAATACAAATCTTAAGGAAGGATTGCTAAGTTTTTCAAGAAATAGAACTGTTTAGAAGCTCTGATTTGGATCCAAACCAAAAACCCAGCATTCAATCAATGTATATACAATAATTATTTTTACAATTATCTCCCGTTGATACCGCATAAAATTGCATACACAACAAAAATCTTCAAACCTTAAAAAACAAAGAAACCTTACCTGCCAACTAGAGTTTAAATACTGTCAATCTTTCACTAAACCAACATTAATTATGAAAAAGAAAGGTATTTTAAAATCCATTTTCACATTTCCATTATTAGG
This Cecembia calidifontis DNA region includes the following protein-coding sequences:
- the asnB gene encoding asparagine synthase (glutamine-hydrolyzing), giving the protein MCGINIIIGKDPENRIQSMMAATAHRGPDHSAHCQVNNQLHFAANRLKILDLSDASNQPLWTERKDAVLVWNGAIYNYQDLRNQLLNWGYSFRTNSDSEVLLYWLKHQGKEGVQSLKGMFALAFADLEKNSLIIARDPSGEKPLYYSEENGNWFFSSECKPIVFALKQKPTIDTGQFPYFFFLRHAHPGQSFFKGIQQFPTGTCWTMDLEGNNRKEFACSLHTDLQKTPEYSKFEDLLKDAVLKNFHAERPVGSMLSGGADSSLLYALWYEETMVQLPTFTVCFEEKFQKKYSDPLFAKRFGKKYPSFNHPVEITFQKIQDNWKKYIQSLDQPIGDSAGILTWMLAQEASKQVKVLISGAGADELFGGYNRHKAYLSYHQHPKFWHFLKNSGIAKFLPANWEKMVKSIEDSPSLTYIQMAALENLPKGLLEELQYLYPRKMNGIKSALDWDRTIYLVNDILKIHDNACMAHGIEGRAPYLDTELIALSQHLNEEKHRELIGKQWIKASLEKRNLDFVGKRKKLGFGLPLKEWLSDRNFRHWVFEPIQKMEKEWGGFFPQEMRNLALNPAKAEGREFLQVWNLFLLASWLKENQ
- a CDS encoding glycosyltransferase family 4 protein, whose protein sequence is MRVIYIHQYFLTPHEGGATRSYYLAKGMVDHGIGVEMITAHNKPFYDLKIIDGIKVHYLPIKYEQEYGFFKRVWSFFAFLNAAKTWIKKLPRPDYLYITSTPLTTGLIGLWAKRKFALPYLFEVRDLWPDAPIQVGAIKNPILKKFLYALEKRVYHHALKVIALSPGIADNIRKKCPDCELQIVPNFADSEVFQPKEKSPAILKKYGLKNALTITYAGAIGLVNAVDEILDLAKAAQDQALEFQFVVMGKGSHLPDLLKKAKSLELKNFIHIPFGSKNKVAEILSASDIAFISFDHLPVLKTNSPNKFFDALASGKAIMVNHKGWVHDLVKSYHLGFYYNPKKPMEALNKLENLSKNPKKLREMQQNARKLSENYFTKERAIKQILHILNPGNFAPVSNDGVYILTA
- the gldB gene encoding gliding motility lipoprotein GldB, yielding MDYLWRISALFLMLIFSFSCQKKGQECVLDNEILAIEIDFELERLEDKFFQARTEDEFLLLLETYPEFAKNYLQVGQYPSKDELVEELMFVNQDSLMVELYEEVKKNFSDFSDLEEKLKTAFKHIKYYYPEFKVPKVYTFVTGFGSDIYLDRDILVIGLDYYLPFEHRFQPPDLPQYITKRYQKDYLVPMVVMAISSQFNKTDMSQNTLLAEMIYYGKAYHFTKSILPCTPDEFIIGYTQEEVAACFANEEMIWSHFVENDLLFTTNPFEIRKYIGEAPFTDAISPDAPGRLGRWLGWNIVDDYRFNNKFSLQEVMMESDTEKIFRQSGYKPRR